Proteins from a single region of Thermococcus sp.:
- a CDS encoding nucleotidyltransferase domain-containing protein, translated as MPREKVVRIWDEREVVYSPKRWRYLWEKREKALRIMERLSQFDPQLYGSVARGDVRKDSDIDIFIPLKVPSYLIELALEGLVRRRKIVMATPWHLIKGVIEIDEETTVTFPLIEPTDRELEFYRWGGTIDLWGVKTRERVPGVNKKLILIIPTERGHVEREVVGRESEVSKILGVSVDIVRERVHVLTRRDRIGRTGIYLNEEVPDWMSFEEALKIIADRDPNVRRKVRERGGV; from the coding sequence ATGCCGAGGGAAAAGGTCGTCAGGATATGGGATGAGAGGGAAGTGGTCTATTCGCCGAAAAGATGGCGCTACCTCTGGGAGAAGCGCGAGAAGGCACTCCGGATTATGGAACGCCTTTCCCAGTTCGACCCACAGCTCTACGGCAGTGTAGCTAGGGGAGACGTGAGAAAAGACAGCGACATAGACATCTTCATCCCGCTAAAGGTTCCGAGCTACCTGATTGAGCTGGCCCTTGAGGGCCTCGTGAGGAGGAGAAAGATAGTGATGGCAACGCCCTGGCATCTCATCAAGGGCGTCATCGAGATAGACGAGGAAACGACCGTTACCTTCCCGCTGATCGAGCCAACAGACAGGGAGCTGGAGTTCTACCGCTGGGGAGGGACGATTGACCTGTGGGGAGTCAAAACCAGGGAGCGCGTCCCCGGGGTGAACAAAAAGCTGATCCTCATAATTCCCACGGAGAGGGGGCACGTTGAGAGGGAAGTCGTCGGTAGGGAGAGCGAGGTCTCGAAAATCCTTGGGGTGAGCGTTGACATAGTCAGGGAGCGCGTCCACGTCCTCACGAGAAGGGACAGAATCGGGAGAACGGGAATTTACCTCAACGAGGAAGTGCCCGACTGGATGAGCTTTGAAGAGGCCCTGAAAATCATCGCCGACCGCGACCCGAACGTGAGGAGGAAGGTTAGAGAAAGGGGAGGGGTTTAG
- a CDS encoding L-threonylcarbamoyladenylate synthase codes for MTVVINMRDGVDERKIKVAARFILEGKLVAFPTETVYGLGADALNASAVRRIFEAKGRPADNPLIVHIAEFSDLERLAREIPREAKLLAKRFWPGPLTMVLPKAEEVPDVTTGGLDTVAVRMPAHPIALALIRASTPIAAPSANISGKPSPTLAEHVVDDFYGRIEAIIDGGETKVGVESTVIDLTSESPILLRPGGLPLEEIERVIGEVKIHPAVIGKMVDVARSPGMKYRHYSPEAQVIVVEGERERVRRKIAQLVEEYRSKGYRVGVMGTEEYGADEFFNLGRSEEEVARNLFKALRELDKRGVDVIIAEGVEERGLGLAVMNRLRKASGYRVIRV; via the coding sequence ATGACGGTTGTAATCAACATGCGAGACGGGGTCGATGAGAGGAAGATAAAGGTGGCCGCGAGGTTCATACTTGAGGGCAAGCTGGTGGCCTTCCCGACCGAGACCGTTTACGGCCTCGGCGCTGACGCCCTCAATGCTTCGGCCGTGAGAAGGATATTCGAGGCCAAGGGGAGACCGGCCGATAACCCCCTGATAGTCCACATAGCGGAGTTCAGCGACCTTGAGAGGCTCGCACGCGAAATCCCTAGGGAGGCAAAGCTTTTGGCCAAGAGGTTCTGGCCTGGTCCTCTCACGATGGTTCTCCCAAAGGCGGAGGAAGTTCCCGACGTCACCACCGGAGGACTGGACACGGTGGCGGTGAGAATGCCGGCCCACCCGATAGCGCTCGCCCTCATAAGGGCCAGCACGCCGATAGCTGCACCCTCAGCGAACATAAGCGGAAAGCCCAGCCCCACACTGGCGGAGCACGTGGTGGACGACTTCTACGGGCGCATAGAGGCCATAATCGACGGCGGCGAGACAAAGGTTGGGGTGGAGTCAACGGTGATAGACCTCACCTCGGAGAGCCCCATCCTTCTTAGACCCGGTGGCCTGCCACTGGAGGAGATAGAGAGGGTCATCGGAGAGGTCAAGATACACCCGGCGGTAATTGGGAAGATGGTCGACGTCGCCCGGTCGCCGGGTATGAAGTACAGGCACTACTCACCGGAGGCCCAGGTCATAGTGGTCGAGGGAGAGAGGGAGAGGGTCAGGAGAAAGATAGCCCAGCTCGTTGAGGAATACCGTTCGAAAGGCTACCGCGTTGGGGTCATGGGGACGGAGGAATACGGGGCGGATGAGTTCTTCAACCTCGGGAGGAGCGAGGAAGAGGTCGCCAGAAACCTCTTCAAAGCCCTGAGGGAGCTGGACAAGAGAGGAGTTGACGTCATAATAGCCGAGGGGGTCGAGGAGAGGGGCCTCGGTCTGGCCGTGATGAACCGCCTTAGGAAGGCCTCCGGTTACCGGGTGATCAGGGTTTAG
- a CDS encoding glycosyltransferase family 4 protein has protein sequence MRILMVGHYPPHGGGVARHVDNLVRHLRKRHEVHVLTYGPVKPRDFERDLVHQVRVLPVYGLRGTGFAFLGSKLIAELHREVGFDIIHAHFVGTTSFAGVLAKEKTGLPLVVTAHGSDLVHTARLALGRFYVERTLREADAVIAVSHFLARRAIELGAGEVRVIPNGIEIEGFPGRRKYVTFIGALRDYKAPEVFLELAEHFPGREFLVVGEGPLRGKLEREAPPNVRFLGYRKDVGRVLSESALLVLPSKREGFGLVILEANSLGVPAVGRRTGGIPELIREGKNGLTFEDFGELVEAVKTLLEPKTNRKSGAIGKRVAELYSWERVARDVEALYRSVLR, from the coding sequence ATGAGAATCCTGATGGTGGGCCACTACCCCCCGCACGGGGGAGGCGTCGCGAGGCACGTGGACAACCTCGTCAGGCACCTGAGGAAGAGGCATGAGGTTCACGTCTTGACCTACGGCCCCGTTAAGCCGAGGGACTTTGAGAGAGACCTCGTGCATCAAGTTAGAGTTCTACCCGTTTACGGCCTCAGGGGAACGGGTTTTGCCTTTCTCGGCTCTAAGCTCATAGCGGAGCTCCATAGGGAGGTTGGCTTCGATATAATCCACGCCCACTTCGTCGGGACGACGAGCTTTGCGGGAGTCCTTGCAAAGGAAAAGACGGGCCTTCCCCTCGTGGTTACCGCTCACGGGAGCGACCTAGTCCATACAGCCAGACTGGCCCTCGGGAGGTTCTACGTAGAGAGAACGCTGAGGGAAGCGGACGCGGTGATAGCGGTCAGCCACTTCCTCGCGAGGCGTGCCATCGAGCTTGGGGCCGGAGAAGTGAGGGTCATACCCAACGGCATCGAGATTGAGGGCTTCCCCGGGAGGAGAAAGTACGTGACCTTCATCGGTGCCCTGAGGGACTACAAAGCCCCCGAGGTCTTCCTTGAGCTTGCAGAGCACTTTCCCGGGAGGGAGTTTCTGGTCGTTGGCGAAGGCCCCCTCAGGGGAAAGCTCGAAAGGGAAGCTCCCCCCAACGTCCGATTTTTAGGTTATAGGAAAGACGTCGGGAGGGTTCTCTCGGAGAGCGCCCTCCTTGTTCTGCCTTCAAAGCGGGAAGGTTTCGGACTCGTCATCCTTGAGGCCAATTCCCTCGGCGTTCCGGCCGTGGGGAGGAGAACCGGCGGAATCCCCGAACTCATACGGGAGGGCAAGAATGGCCTGACGTTCGAAGACTTCGGAGAGCTCGTGGAGGCTGTAAAGACCCTCCTTGAGCCGAAAACAAACAGGAAAAGCGGTGCAATCGGGAAGAGGGTTGCGGAGCTCTACTCCTGGGAGAGGGTCGCGAGGGACGTTGAGGCCCTCTACCGCTCCGTTTTGAGATAG
- the asnB gene encoding asparagine synthase (glutamine-hydrolyzing) yields the protein MCLIAGGIGENLREKFIGMIEAGKHRGPDGFGVWTDSGVLKSSDFSRIEEVPEGKIGILQCRLAMTGSKSFIQPFVNELALVHNGEVYNHRAIREYLEGKGVSFESDVDSEVILRLLEFLSREASFPRAVRELMSWLEGDYAVAFSDGGRLYLFRDPIGVRPLYFSPRGFFASEKKVLWAIGERAVPVEPGEIVALDGHSVRRARLFSPERLKGRGLSEGSVLRGLEKLLDYSVRVRTTRKTGVLFSGGLDSTIVAFLASRHSDVVLYTAGTEGSHDVEWAGRVADHLGLPLRVETFDLELLREELPRIAFAIEEPNPMNLAIAVPLYFATRLAGNDGVKVILTGQGADELFGGYAKYLERPWLMWEDLLTLAERNLARDDKVAMLNGVEGRYPFLSLPVVRLALNVPPELKLSNGRKLILRKLARKLGLPEWIAERPKKAAQYGSGAQKLLEKLAKEKKLRLREFARELFEGALSKRFLIPSPTPPHENPDGGPLPPARGRRREARGQPRQAPEEEA from the coding sequence ATGTGCCTCATAGCCGGAGGGATTGGCGAGAACCTCAGGGAAAAGTTCATCGGGATGATAGAGGCAGGAAAGCACCGCGGACCGGACGGCTTTGGCGTGTGGACGGACTCAGGCGTGCTAAAATCCAGCGACTTCTCCCGGATTGAAGAAGTTCCCGAGGGGAAGATAGGCATTCTCCAGTGCCGGCTCGCAATGACCGGCTCCAAGTCCTTCATTCAGCCCTTCGTTAACGAGCTGGCCCTTGTTCACAACGGCGAGGTCTACAATCACCGCGCCATTAGGGAATACCTTGAGGGTAAGGGCGTGTCCTTCGAGAGCGACGTTGACAGCGAGGTAATCCTCCGCCTCCTTGAGTTCCTCTCCCGGGAGGCCAGCTTTCCGAGGGCTGTGAGGGAGCTGATGTCATGGCTTGAGGGTGACTACGCCGTGGCCTTCTCGGATGGAGGGAGGCTCTACCTCTTCCGCGACCCAATCGGCGTAAGGCCCCTCTACTTCTCACCGAGGGGCTTCTTCGCGAGCGAGAAGAAGGTTCTGTGGGCGATTGGGGAGAGGGCAGTTCCCGTTGAGCCCGGGGAGATAGTAGCCCTCGACGGGCACTCTGTGAGGAGGGCGAGGCTCTTCTCGCCCGAGAGGCTCAAGGGTAGGGGGCTTTCGGAGGGGAGTGTCCTCAGAGGGCTGGAAAAGCTCCTCGACTACTCGGTAAGGGTTAGAACAACCAGAAAAACTGGAGTCCTTTTCTCCGGTGGACTGGACAGCACGATAGTGGCTTTTCTTGCCTCAAGGCACTCAGATGTCGTCCTCTATACGGCCGGTACCGAGGGAAGCCATGACGTTGAATGGGCGGGTAGGGTTGCCGACCACCTCGGACTGCCTTTGAGGGTGGAGACCTTTGACCTCGAACTTCTCAGGGAGGAGCTTCCGAGGATTGCATTCGCTATAGAGGAGCCGAACCCGATGAACCTCGCGATAGCAGTTCCCCTCTATTTCGCCACGAGGCTCGCAGGCAACGACGGCGTGAAGGTCATCCTCACCGGCCAGGGGGCAGACGAGCTGTTCGGTGGCTACGCAAAGTACCTTGAGAGGCCTTGGCTCATGTGGGAGGATTTGCTCACCCTTGCCGAGAGGAATCTGGCGAGGGACGACAAGGTGGCGATGCTCAACGGGGTTGAGGGAAGGTATCCGTTCCTCTCCCTGCCCGTTGTCAGGCTCGCCCTGAACGTCCCCCCAGAGCTCAAGTTGAGTAATGGGAGAAAGCTCATCCTGAGAAAGCTCGCCAGGAAGCTCGGACTGCCAGAGTGGATAGCGGAGAGGCCGAAAAAAGCTGCCCAGTACGGTAGCGGAGCCCAGAAGTTGCTGGAAAAGCTTGCCAAAGAGAAAAAGCTCCGCCTCAGGGAATTCGCCCGGGAGCTTTTTGAGGGGGCTCTTTCCAAACGCTTTTTAATCCCTTCTCCAACTCCTCCCCATGAGAATCCTGATGGTGGGCCACTACCCCCCGCACGGGGGAGGCGTCGCGAGGCACGTGGACAACCTCGTCAGGCACCTGAGGAAGAGGCATGA
- a CDS encoding ATP/GTP-binding protein, with protein MIVAFVGTAGSGKTTLTAEFGRYLEENGYTVEYVNLDTGVKKLPYRPSVDVREDVTAWELMEEGLGPNGAIVKSYDLLVPKVSDYSRRMRGLAEGSDYLLIDTPGQMETFLFHEFGVSLMEDFPDALSVYLFSPEILRKPADFCFALFFGLMIDLRLGTTTVPALSKVDTVDDLDEIRKYLDDVGYLTARLKFESSTQGLLAYRLCSSLPEIAPPTRVLYLSAKTREGFEDLDTVAYEHYCTCGDLT; from the coding sequence ATGATAGTTGCTTTCGTCGGAACGGCCGGCAGCGGAAAGACAACGCTGACGGCGGAGTTCGGCAGATACCTTGAGGAGAACGGCTATACTGTGGAGTACGTCAACCTCGACACGGGCGTTAAAAAGCTCCCGTACAGGCCGAGCGTTGACGTCAGGGAGGACGTAACTGCCTGGGAACTCATGGAGGAGGGATTGGGTCCGAATGGGGCGATAGTGAAGAGCTACGACCTTCTGGTTCCAAAGGTAAGTGACTACTCGCGCAGGATGAGGGGGCTGGCAGAGGGAAGCGACTATCTGCTCATAGACACGCCCGGCCAGATGGAGACCTTCCTCTTCCACGAGTTCGGGGTCAGTCTCATGGAGGACTTCCCGGATGCCCTAAGCGTTTACCTCTTCTCCCCCGAGATACTGAGGAAGCCGGCCGATTTCTGCTTTGCCCTCTTCTTCGGCCTTATGATAGACCTCCGCCTGGGCACCACCACCGTGCCGGCGCTCAGCAAGGTTGACACCGTCGATGACCTTGACGAGATTAGGAAGTACCTCGACGACGTTGGGTACCTCACCGCGAGGCTGAAGTTCGAGTCCTCAACCCAGGGGCTTCTGGCTTACAGGCTCTGCTCCAGTTTGCCCGAGATAGCCCCGCCTACGAGGGTTCTATACCTCTCGGCGAAGACGAGGGAGGGCTTTGAAGACCTCGATACCGTAGCCTACGAGCACTACTGCACCTGCGGTGACCTGACCTGA
- the minD gene encoding cell division ATPase MinD, whose protein sequence is MGRLISIASGKGGTGKTTTTANLSIALGKMGYKVLAIDADLTMANLSLVMGIDDAETTVHDVLAGSADITKAVYQTSYENVYLVPAAVDWEHVLRADPRRLPGTIKPLKPHFDFILIDCPAGLQMDAMNAMMSGEEVILVTNPEISCITDTMKVGIVLKKAGLAVLGFVLNRYGRSENDIPPDVAEEVMEVPLLVVVPEDPKVREATLEGVPVVEYAPDSDGAKAFFELAEKVTKIAGFKARVMG, encoded by the coding sequence ATGGGCCGTTTAATCTCGATAGCCTCCGGCAAGGGGGGAACCGGGAAAACCACAACTACCGCTAACCTCTCGATAGCCCTCGGGAAGATGGGTTATAAGGTTCTCGCAATTGACGCAGACCTGACGATGGCGAACCTCAGCCTGGTGATGGGTATAGACGACGCCGAGACGACAGTACACGACGTTCTGGCCGGAAGCGCCGACATTACCAAGGCTGTTTACCAGACGAGCTATGAGAACGTCTACCTCGTGCCGGCAGCGGTTGACTGGGAGCACGTCCTCAGGGCCGACCCCCGAAGACTTCCGGGGACGATAAAGCCCCTCAAGCCACACTTCGACTTCATTCTCATCGACTGCCCCGCTGGCCTCCAGATGGACGCTATGAACGCCATGATGAGCGGCGAGGAGGTAATCCTCGTCACAAACCCCGAAATCTCGTGCATCACAGACACGATGAAGGTGGGAATAGTTCTCAAGAAGGCCGGCCTAGCAGTCCTCGGCTTCGTCCTCAACCGCTACGGCAGGAGCGAGAACGACATACCCCCCGATGTCGCGGAAGAGGTAATGGAGGTTCCCCTCCTCGTCGTCGTCCCGGAGGACCCGAAGGTCAGGGAGGCAACGCTTGAGGGGGTTCCGGTCGTTGAATATGCACCTGACTCGGATGGTGCCAAGGCCTTCTTCGAGCTGGCCGAGAAGGTCACCAAGATAGCCGGCTTCAAGGCAAGGGTGATGGGATGA
- a CDS encoding PINc/VapC family ATPase, with amino-acid sequence MRVFVPDTSVIVDGRLTQFLSTLGEKVKVVVPEAVIAEIEHQANEGKAIGHVGLEELKKLRDMADRGEILLEFYGERPELWQIRRAKAGEIDHMVRETARTLSATLVTGDQVQRDVAIAKGIDVIYLTARKEVRHRLEDFFDETTMSVHLKAGIRPLAKKGKPGEWKLVPVRDEPLTDEELEEIADDIVERARRDPESFIEIDEPGATVVQLRNYRIVIAKPPFADRIEITAVRPVTKLSIEDYELSERLLERLKDKAQGILIAGAPGEGKTTFAQALAEWYASMGKIVKTMEKPRDLQVSEEITQYTALSGRMELTGDILLLVRPDYTIFDEMRKTSDFKIYSDLRLAGVGMVGVVHATKPIDAVQRFIGRVELGMIPQIVDTVIFIKAGRVAKVLTLEYLVKVPSGMKEEDLARPVIEVRDFETGELEYEIYTYGEEVSVVPVKKEEKAPALKLAEKRLKQEIKKFLPDVYAEVEIVSPHKAVIYADEFDIPAIIGKKGKRITELEKKIGISIDVKSFAEREAEKPKEKIPVEVEEKKKTIVLRVSPDYAKKPLKFYGGEQYVFTATPSKKGLVKVSKSTPIGKELKRLIEAGIPIWAST; translated from the coding sequence ATGAGGGTATTCGTGCCGGACACGAGCGTGATAGTTGACGGAAGGCTGACCCAGTTCCTCTCAACTTTGGGTGAGAAAGTGAAAGTGGTAGTTCCCGAGGCAGTTATAGCTGAGATAGAGCACCAGGCCAACGAGGGGAAGGCCATAGGCCACGTCGGCCTTGAGGAGCTCAAAAAACTCCGCGACATGGCGGACAGGGGCGAGATACTCCTTGAATTCTACGGCGAGAGACCCGAGCTCTGGCAGATTAGAAGAGCTAAAGCTGGCGAAATAGACCATATGGTGCGCGAGACCGCTAGGACGCTGAGTGCCACCCTGGTGACGGGCGATCAGGTTCAGCGGGACGTCGCGATAGCCAAGGGCATAGACGTAATCTACCTCACGGCCAGAAAAGAGGTGAGGCACCGCCTTGAGGACTTCTTTGATGAAACAACCATGAGCGTCCACCTGAAGGCCGGCATAAGACCGCTCGCCAAGAAGGGAAAACCCGGCGAGTGGAAGCTCGTTCCCGTCAGGGATGAGCCTCTAACGGATGAGGAGCTTGAAGAGATAGCCGATGACATCGTCGAGCGCGCCAGGCGCGACCCGGAGAGCTTTATAGAGATAGACGAACCCGGAGCTACCGTCGTTCAGCTGAGGAACTACCGCATCGTTATAGCCAAGCCACCCTTCGCGGACAGGATTGAGATAACCGCCGTTAGGCCTGTAACGAAACTCAGCATAGAGGACTACGAGCTGAGCGAGAGGCTCTTGGAGAGGCTCAAGGACAAGGCCCAGGGCATTCTTATAGCGGGCGCTCCGGGCGAGGGCAAGACGACATTCGCTCAGGCCTTAGCGGAGTGGTACGCGAGTATGGGCAAGATCGTCAAGACCATGGAAAAGCCGAGGGATTTACAGGTTAGCGAGGAGATAACACAGTACACAGCCTTGAGCGGGAGGATGGAGCTGACGGGGGATATACTCCTACTGGTTAGGCCCGACTACACGATATTCGACGAGATGAGGAAGACGAGCGACTTCAAGATTTACTCCGACCTAAGGCTGGCCGGAGTCGGAATGGTGGGAGTGGTTCACGCGACCAAGCCCATAGATGCCGTCCAGCGCTTCATCGGCAGGGTCGAGCTGGGAATGATACCTCAGATAGTCGATACGGTCATCTTCATCAAGGCCGGTAGGGTTGCGAAGGTTCTGACGCTGGAGTACCTCGTCAAAGTCCCGAGCGGTATGAAGGAGGAAGACCTAGCGAGGCCTGTAATAGAGGTCAGGGACTTCGAGACCGGCGAACTGGAGTACGAGATATACACCTACGGCGAGGAGGTAAGTGTAGTCCCTGTGAAGAAGGAGGAGAAGGCTCCCGCTTTGAAGCTCGCCGAGAAGAGGCTCAAGCAGGAGATAAAGAAGTTCCTGCCTGATGTCTATGCCGAGGTCGAGATAGTGAGCCCGCACAAAGCTGTGATATATGCCGATGAGTTCGACATCCCGGCGATAATCGGCAAGAAGGGCAAGCGCATCACCGAGCTTGAGAAGAAAATAGGGATAAGCATAGACGTCAAGAGCTTCGCCGAGCGCGAGGCTGAGAAGCCGAAGGAGAAGATACCGGTTGAAGTCGAGGAGAAGAAGAAAACGATCGTCCTCAGAGTCTCGCCTGACTATGCGAAAAAACCGCTTAAGTTCTACGGTGGGGAGCAGTACGTCTTCACGGCAACGCCGAGCAAGAAGGGCCTCGTCAAGGTCAGCAAGAGCACGCCGATAGGGAAAGAACTGAAGAGGCTCATCGAGGCCGGGATACCGATATGGGCCAGCACATGA
- a CDS encoding Maf-like protein, whose amino-acid sequence MLVLASASPRRREILARFIRDFAVIPSNADEKCSLTDPTEVALELARRKAREVYSRVGGTVIGADTVVSIDGRILGKPGNEEEAYRMLKTLSGRVHRVTTGYCIIHSSGEHCGKVVTEVKFRELDDELIREYIRTGEPMDKAGAYGIQGLGGLFIEWIRGDYYNVVGFPMEIIWKLRELGFEVISR is encoded by the coding sequence ATGCTTGTGCTTGCATCCGCATCACCGAGGAGGAGGGAGATACTGGCGAGGTTCATAAGGGACTTCGCGGTGATACCGAGTAACGCCGACGAGAAGTGCTCCCTCACCGACCCGACGGAGGTTGCGCTCGAACTGGCCAGGAGGAAGGCGAGGGAGGTCTATTCCAGAGTTGGCGGAACTGTTATTGGAGCCGACACCGTCGTGAGCATAGACGGGAGAATCCTCGGGAAGCCGGGGAACGAGGAAGAGGCGTACAGGATGCTGAAAACCCTCAGCGGAAGGGTTCACAGGGTTACAACAGGTTACTGTATAATCCACTCCAGCGGGGAACACTGCGGGAAGGTCGTTACGGAGGTCAAGTTCAGAGAGCTCGACGACGAGCTGATAAGGGAATACATAAGAACGGGTGAGCCGATGGACAAGGCGGGTGCATATGGAATACAGGGGCTTGGGGGCCTCTTCATCGAGTGGATAAGGGGAGACTACTACAACGTCGTCGGCTTTCCAATGGAGATAATCTGGAAGCTCAGGGAGCTGGGCTTTGAGGTTATATCACGATGA
- the tgtA gene encoding tRNA guanosine(15) transglycosylase TgtA, giving the protein MDFRFEVKARDASGRIGKLTVNGKTIETPAIMPVVNPKQLIVTPRELKEMGFGIIITNSYIIYKTPELRERALEVGIHKLLDYDGIIEVDSGSFQLMRYGGVEVNNREIIEFQQRIGVDIGTFLDIPTPPDAPREKAEEDLRITLERAREAEEMKEIAMNAAVQGSTYPDLRTHAAKKLSEMNFEIHPIGAVVPLMESYRYKDLVDVVIASKLGLRPDRPVHLFGAGHPMIFALAVAMGIDLFDSASYALYAKDDRYMTPEGTKRLEELEYFPCSCPVCFRYTPQELREMPKEERTRLLAIHNLWVIREELNRVKQAIKEGTLWELVDERARSHPKLFAAYKRLLEYRDYLEKNEPVTKASAFFKVSEESLRWPTAVRARERAERVKGKFPETINHPIFGEIPKYLSLSYPFAQSEGEVDFKIEKPTKDEARNYIMAVAEYQFGEGAGEAFKDAFVELSRKTGMPRQIKAKGKHLATFRAEDGLLTLGIEGARRLHEVLPFPRMRVVVNGDAEPFARKGKNVFAKFVVDADPGIRPYDEVLVVNEKDELLATGQTLLNGEELKVFQSGLAVKVRRGVEK; this is encoded by the coding sequence ATGGATTTCAGGTTCGAGGTTAAGGCGAGGGACGCCTCCGGAAGGATTGGGAAGCTGACCGTGAACGGAAAAACGATAGAGACGCCTGCCATAATGCCCGTTGTCAACCCAAAACAGCTCATTGTAACGCCAAGGGAGCTCAAGGAGATGGGCTTCGGCATTATCATCACCAACTCATACATCATCTACAAGACGCCCGAGCTGAGGGAGAGAGCCCTTGAGGTGGGAATTCATAAGCTACTCGACTACGATGGGATAATTGAAGTTGATTCCGGCTCTTTTCAGCTCATGCGCTACGGTGGCGTTGAGGTCAACAACCGAGAAATAATCGAATTTCAGCAGAGAATAGGCGTTGACATAGGCACTTTCCTCGACATACCAACTCCGCCAGACGCTCCGCGGGAGAAGGCGGAGGAAGACCTCAGGATAACGCTGGAGAGGGCGAGAGAGGCAGAGGAGATGAAGGAGATAGCGATGAACGCGGCAGTGCAGGGCTCCACTTACCCCGACCTTAGAACTCACGCAGCTAAAAAACTCAGCGAGATGAACTTTGAAATCCACCCAATAGGTGCCGTCGTCCCGCTGATGGAGAGCTACCGCTACAAAGACCTCGTCGATGTTGTCATCGCCTCTAAGCTTGGCCTTAGGCCTGACAGGCCGGTTCACCTCTTCGGTGCCGGTCATCCAATGATTTTTGCCTTGGCTGTCGCCATGGGAATAGACCTCTTTGATTCTGCTAGCTACGCCCTCTACGCAAAGGACGACCGCTACATGACGCCCGAAGGCACGAAGAGGCTTGAGGAGCTAGAGTATTTCCCCTGCTCCTGCCCGGTCTGTTTCCGCTATACACCTCAAGAGCTCAGGGAGATGCCCAAGGAGGAGCGGACTAGGCTTTTGGCAATCCACAACCTCTGGGTTATTAGGGAGGAGCTCAACAGGGTAAAGCAGGCGATAAAGGAGGGAACCCTCTGGGAGCTGGTGGATGAAAGGGCGAGAAGCCATCCGAAGCTCTTCGCTGCCTACAAGCGCTTGCTTGAATACAGGGATTACCTTGAGAAGAACGAGCCGGTAACGAAGGCTTCCGCTTTCTTCAAGGTGAGCGAGGAATCCCTGAGGTGGCCGACGGCGGTGAGAGCCAGGGAGAGGGCCGAGCGGGTCAAAGGAAAATTCCCGGAGACTATAAACCACCCGATATTCGGTGAGATTCCAAAATACCTGAGCCTGAGCTACCCCTTCGCCCAGAGCGAGGGTGAAGTGGACTTCAAGATAGAGAAGCCCACGAAGGATGAGGCAAGGAATTACATCATGGCCGTTGCGGAATACCAGTTCGGTGAAGGAGCAGGCGAAGCCTTCAAAGATGCCTTCGTCGAGCTGTCGAGGAAGACGGGCATGCCGAGGCAGATTAAGGCGAAGGGGAAGCACCTCGCTACCTTTAGGGCGGAGGACGGCCTCTTAACGCTTGGGATTGAGGGGGCGAGGAGGCTCCATGAAGTTCTCCCCTTCCCGAGAATGCGCGTTGTGGTCAATGGCGACGCTGAACCCTTCGCGAGGAAGGGAAAGAACGTCTTCGCGAAGTTCGTGGTGGATGCCGACCCCGGGATAAGGCCCTACGACGAGGTTCTGGTAGTAAACGAGAAGGACGAGCTTCTCGCGACGGGCCAGACGCTCCTTAACGGCGAAGAACTTAAGGTTTTTCAGAGCGGACTGGCCGTTAAGGTGAGGAGGGGAGTGGAGAAGTAG